Proteins from one Panicum virgatum strain AP13 chromosome 7K, P.virgatum_v5, whole genome shotgun sequence genomic window:
- the LOC120640152 gene encoding putative pentatricopeptide repeat-containing protein At5g08490, with product MRAHCSRFSRTSYAAASTHASSGKTAQRALHSAAAAPDRRAPPGLGVPAAQHLGCTLELAAAIRSASAVPDGARGGGSALGRCLHGIAVKAGRVASSAAVAKAVMDMYGRSGALADARLVFDEIARPDAVCWNILITASSRGGHFDDAVGLFRSMLACGAVQSMPTAVTVAVVVPACAKWRRLQTGRSVHGQCDRFDDAFRAFTAILNKDLISWNAILSACANSEQHIEGFFGLLGEMCHQWDSVTVLNVIRMSAFCGINMDANIFFRNLAGRNIVTDNIMISCYMKNNCIEDAESEGLKPDIVSITGVLEACIHLCSVQLVRQCHTYMLRASLEDIHLEGALLDAYSKCGNITNAYNIFQVSPKKDLVTFTAMIGCYAMHGMAEEAVELFSKMLKLGIRPDHVVLTTLLSACSHAGLVDAGIKIFKSIRDIHRIEPTAEHYACMVDLLARRGHLQDAYMFALDMPPHAVNANAWGSLLGACKVHGEIELGQLAADHLFTMEGENIGNYVIMSNIYAADEKWDGVEHVRKLMKSKDMKKPAGCSWIEVEKTRHLFIASDVKHQDRSCIYDMLGSLYQQIKDTQTQNMTMTQSM from the exons ATGCGCGCGCACTGTTCCCGCTTCAGCCGCACAAGCTATGCAGCCGCCTCAACCCACGCTTCTTCCGGCAAGACGGCGCAACGCGCGCTCcactcggcggcggccgctcccgatcgccgcgcgccgcccgggcTCGGTGTGCCCGCCGCGCAACACCTTGGGTGTacgctcgagctcgccgcggcgatCAGGTCGGCCTCTGCGGTCCCcgacggcgcccgcggcggcggcagcgccctcGGGAGGTGCCTCCACGGGATCGCCGTGAAGGCCGGGCGCGtggcgagcagcgcggcggtggcgaagGCGGTCATGGACATGTACGGGCGGTCGGGGGCCCTCGCGGACGCCCGCCTGGTGTTCGACGAAATTGCGCGCCCCGATGCGGTGTGCTGGAACATCCTCATCACCGCGTCCTCTCGCGGCGGGCACTTCGACGACGCGGTCGGTCTGTTCCGGTCGATGCTCGCTTGCGGTGCGGTGCAGAGCATGCCGACCGCGGTGACAGTGGCTGTGGTTGTTCCGGCATGCGCCAAGTGGAGGCGTTTGCAGACTGGCAGGAGCGTCCATGG CCAGTGTGACAGGTTTGATGATGCTTTCCGTGCTTTCACGGCTATTCTGAACAAAGATTTAATATCATGGAATGCAATTCTGTCTGCTTGTGCTAACAGTGAACAGCATATTGAGGGGTTCTTTGGACTGTTGGGTGAAATGTGCCATCAGTGGGACTCAGTCACAGTCTTGAATGTTATACGCATGAGTGCCTTCTGTGGGATTAACATG GATGCAAATATATTTTTCAGAAACCTTGCTGGGCGGAACATTGTAACTGACAATATAATGATTTCTTGCTACATGAAGAATAACTGTATAGAGGATGCCGAG TCTGAAGGATTGAAACCTGATATTGTCAGCATTACAGGGGTTCTTGAGGCTTGCATCCATTTGTGTTCTGTACAGCTTGTGAGACAATGCCATACCTACATGCTCAGAGCATCCCTAGAAGACATCCATCTTGAAGGGGCTCTTCTTGATGCGTACTCGAAGTGCGGCAACATAACCAATGCATACAACATCTTTCAAGTCAGCCCAAAAAAGGACCTTGTCACATTCACTGCCATGATTGGATGTTATGCGATGCATGGAATGGCAGAAGAGGCAGTAGAGCTGTTCTCTAAAATGCTTAAACTTGGCATTAGGCCAGATCATGTAGTTCTCACCACACTACTGTCAGCATGCAGTCATGCTGGGCTGGTTGATGCAGGAATAAAGATTTTCAAGTCCATCAGAGATATTCACAGAATTGAACCTACAGCTGAACACTATGCATGTATGGTTGATCTTCTTGCCCGTAGAGGACATCTCCAAGATGCATATATGTTTGCCTTGGATATGCCCCCTCACGCAGTCAATGCAAATGCATGGGGCTCCCTTCTAGGGGCATGCAAAGTCCATGGAGAAATCGAACTTGGCCAGCTTGCAGCTGATCACTTGTTCACTATGGAGGGTGAGAACATAGGGAACTACGTCATTATGTCAAACATCTATGCAGCTGATGAGAAATGGGATGGCGTTGAGCATGTCAGGAAACTTATGAAGTCCAAGGATATGAAGAAACCTGCAGGATGCAGCTGGATTGAGGTTGAGAAGACCAGGCATTTATTCATAGCCAGTGATGTTAAGCACCAAGATAGGTCTTGTATTTATGATATGTTAGGAAGTTTGTACCAGCAGATCAAAGATACCCAGACACAGAACATGACGATGACACAATCTATGTGA
- the LOC120640151 gene encoding predicted GPI-anchored protein 58, which yields MESPLRRLALLLGLLAVAAAAATRAGAQPACEPSNLATQITLFCMPDMPTAPCCEPVVASVDLGGGVPCLCRVAAQPQLVLARLNASHLLALYTACGGLRTGGAHLAAACQGPSPPATVPVIAPPPPAPRHKLPARGEALPPPPTSEKPSPPPQQQPGGTATHSKAIPASPAAASSPLAPAAAPTPPTSGSDKRRRPSTSDVEPSLQDTESGDAHLDREPLLDEESDEEHAPTFPVLSKKVKL from the exons ATGGAGagccccctccgccgcctcgcactgctgctcggcctcctcgccgtggccgcggcggccgccacgaGGGCCGGGGCGCAGCCGGCGTGCGAGCCCTCCAACCTCGCCACCCAGATCACGCTCTTCTGCATGCCCGACATGCCCACGGCGCCCTGCTGCGAGCCGGTCGTCGCCTCCGtcgacctcggcggcggcgtcccctgCCTCTGCCGCGTCGCCGCCCAGCCGCAGCTCGTCCTCGCCCGCCTCAACGCCTCCCACCTCCTCGCGCTCTACACCGCCTGCGGGGGGCTGCGCACCGGAGgcgcccacctcgccgccgcctgccaag GTCCGTCGCCCCCTGCCACCGTCCCCGTCATcgccccgccgccccccgcGCCTCGCCACAAGCTGCCAGCAC GCGGCGAGGCCCTTCCCCCACCGCCGACGAGCGAgaagccgtcgccgcctccccaGCAGCAGCCCGGTGGAACCGCCACCCACAGCAAGGCCATCCCCGCCAGCCCGGCCGCCGCATCCTCGCCgctggcgccggccgccgcgcccaccCCGCCGACCTCCGGCTCCGACAAGaggcgccgcccctccacctcc GATGTGGAGCCGTCTCTGCAGGATACGGAGTCTGGCGACGCCCACCTT GACAGGGAGCCCCTGCTTGATGAGGAGTCCGACGAAGAGCACGCGCCAACCTTCCCAGTTCTAAGCAAGAAGGTAAAGCTCTAA